DNA from Candidatus Acidiferrales bacterium:
GGCAATTTAGTGGCGGCGGAGATGGCCAACCCGAAGGTACAAGTGTATGGAGACGTGGCCATCCTCAGCTACAACTTCGCCGGTGTCGGAAAAGACAAAGACGGCAAGGTTGAGCCCGCGCGGGCAAAGTCAACCCGCGTGTACGTGAAACAAGGCGGAAAGTGGATGCTCGTGCACGCCAACTTCGGCACTGACCCACTGCCAAGATAAGCGGGCTGGCAAAGAGATTATTGCCGAAGGCTCGGCTTGGCTTAGCTGTTCCACTCCGGCTGAACGCCAGCACTCACAGCCTAGGAACACCGGGCGCTGAAGATTTCTTCGACCTGTGCCTTGTCCAGATCCATTACGTACTCAATACCGCTGATCTCGGCGGCCTCGCGGGTGAGGGCGGCGATGTCGTCCCGCGTGATGTACTCAAGAGAATCTGCTAGCTGTCGTAGAAGTTTTTTGCTAAAGCGACCGTGGCCGGGGGATCTGCTTTTTCTTGAGGGCGCGCCGGATGGCGGCGACGATGTGAGGGGCGGTGAGGCCGTACTTGTCCATGAGCTCGGCTGGAGTGGCCGATTCGGCGTAGGTGTCGCGAATGCCGACGCGCTCGAGCGGAGTGGGGCAACGCTCCCCTAACAAGGCCGCCACGCGGCTGCCGAAGCCGCCGTCGAGCAGATGCTCTTCGGCGGTGACGATGGTGCCGCACTCCCGGGCAGCAGCCACGACGGCCTCCTCATCGAGCGGCTTGACGGTATGGACGTCAAGCACGCGCACGCGGATGCCCTCGGCCTGGCAAATCTCCGCCGCCTTGACCGCCTCCACCACTTCAAGTCCACAAGCCAGCACCGCCGCGTCACTCCCGTCAGCCAGCTTCTTGGCCACGCCAAACTGAAACTCCTCATCGCTCGAGTAAAGGATGGGCACTTTGGGCCGCCCGGTACGGACATAAACGGGGCCTCTGTGTTCAACGGCACGGCGAACCAGCGCGCGGGTAGCAATCTCATCGGCCGGTACACTCACTATAAACCCCGGCAGGGCGCAGACCAGAGCGATATCCTCAATCCCCTGTTGAGACGGTCCATCCTCGCCGATGGAAATCCCGGAGTGCGTGGCTACCGCCTTCACGTTAAAGCCGGGATAGGCGACCGACATGCGAAACTGATCAAAGCCCTTGCAGATGAGAAAGCAGGCAAAACTGGAGACGAACGGGATCTTTCCGCTGGCGGCCAGGCCGGCGGCAATCCCGACCATATTCGCCTCCGAGATGCCGCAGCTAAAAAAGCGCTCCGGAAACTCCTTGGCAAAAAGATTCGTGTAAGTGGATTTACTCAGGTCCGCGTCGAGGACAACAATATCCTGGTTCTCTTTGCCCAGTTCGGCAAGGGCGCGGCCAAAGGCCTCCCGCGTGGCCATTCCCATCTTGAATTCCAGTTTGGTTTTCACCGTCGAGTCGCTCATAGCGCCGCTGCCTGCGCCTCCAGTTCAGCCAGCGCCCTGGCCGTCTCCTCCGCGTTCGGCGCCACCCCGTGCCACTTCGGAACGTTTTCCATGAAGCTGACTCCCTTGCCTTTCACCGTGTGGGCGACGATCATCTTGGGCTTGCCGTAAATTTCCCTGGCTTCCTTGAGGGCGCGGAGTACCTGCTCCATATCGTGGCCGTCAATCTCGATGATGTGCCAACCAAAGCTGCGCCACTTTTCCGGGACGGGTGCAATTTCCATGATTTCTTTCACCCAGCCGTCGAGCTGAATGCGGTTGTAGTCCAGGATGCAGGTCAGGTTGTCCACCTTGTGAAAATTGCAGAAAAAGGCAGCTTCCCAGACTTGCCCCTCTTGCATCTCGCCGTCGCCAATCATCACAAAGACGTGGCTCGGCAGATGATCCAGCCGGCAGGCAAGCGCCTCGCCAATGGCGATCGAAAGGCCCTGGCCAAGCGAGCCGGTAGAGGCTTCAAGGATGGGAAGGAATCGCTTGTCGGGATGGCCTTGAAACGGGCTGCCGAGCTTGCGCAACGTCAGGAGGAGGTCGCGGGAGACGTAGCCGGACTCCATATAGGCCGAGTAGAGGACCGGGGCGGCGTGGCCCTTGGCCAGGATAAAGCGGTCGCGCTCCCGCCAATCGGGCCGTTCGGGGTCATGGCGCAGCACGTTGAAAAAGAGCGCCGTCACAATGTCGGTGGCTGACAGTGACCCGCCAGGATGCCCGGAGCCGGCAGCACCGAGCATGCGGATGATGTCCTGGCGAATGGCGTTGGCTTTGCGTTTGAGCTCGCGGATGTCCGTAATCGGTTGAAACAATCTTCACCCTGGGCGGCCCGCCGCGGCGGGCCCGATTGCAAACGCTTGCCTCGCAAAAGAAAAAACATTCTCCGGTATGGCACAAGGAAAGTCAAGAAAGCGATCGGGCGACAGCGTGGAGAACCATGTCCCAATGTTCGTTGGCTGGCCCCAAAAGGTGCACCCGAGGCTTCAGTCTCGGGCCAGGACGTCGTAGAAATCGTTGATGGAAATCTTCTCGGGGCGAAATGGAAGTGTCACGTCGAAGGGCGTTTGCTTTCCCACCACTTGGATGAAGCCGAGGCGACCCTTTTTTCCGCTCACTGTCGCGTAAATGCCGAAAGGCATCCGGAAGTTCTCTGGCACCTCGGATTGAACCACACTGCCGGAGAGTTTCCAGCGCCCCGGGCCGGCATCGGTGATTTGATAGGTCAGCTTGTAGCGAGGTATTCCGGTTCCGTAAACCCACTGGTCGAAGAACCAATCCATCTTGCCGTTCCCGGCCATGTTCATGACCGGGGTCATATGTTTCTCCACGATGCCCTGGAAGTCGGCGGTGGATGCCGCCCGGCCATGAAAGCTTTGGGTAAAGTCCTGCATCATCGCTTTGAAACGGGCATCGGGGTCCTGGGCTTGCTGGTCGAACATCATCATCCGCAGCATGTGAAGGACGTAAGCTCCCTTGCCGTAAATCAAATCCTGATAATAGTTGCCGCCTTCAATGGTTTTGGAGGAGAGCACCCGGCGGCCCAACCAGATCGGCCCCATGCTGTCCACCATCTCTCCTGACATGCGCGTCTTGACCGTCAGGTTATCTCGAAGCTGTTGAAGCCGGTTCAGATACTCCTTCACATCGCGCCGATAGAGAACGTAAATCGTTCCCGAATACTCGGCAAAGCCCTCGCTCAGCCACTGATCGTGATAAGTCTTCCAGCCCACCATGTTGCCCCACCACTGATGAGAAGTCTCGTGAGCGCGGAAATGATCGGAAATCCCGACCTGGTCGCGGATGCCGAGCTGATGGCGTTGCGTGGAGTCGAGAAAGGAGAGGGAGGTCAGGTAGAGAAGCGAGGGCCAGCCCTGTCCGTAGCTATACGGGATGTTGGAAACGGCTAACTTGTTGTAGGTATACGGCCCGAAGAACGCCTGCATGAGCTTGAGCGAATTACCTACTTCGGCGGCGACGGTCTTGGAAAGGCGAGCCGGCTGGAGACTTTCGAGGCCGACCGTCCCGGTTCTCTCGGTTCGAGCAAACGTCTCGATCTGCGCTAGAGTGTCATCGGCCGATTTATTGGCATAGACTTCCAGGCTCACCTCGCCGATCTTCTCCGTAGTGACCTTGTAATCGCCGAAGGCAAAGCCCACCTCGGGCATGGCTTCCTCGCTCTTCCATTGTGTCACGAGGTAGTCTCCCTCGACGCTCTCGCCTGTTTTCGTTCCGGTGGCGACGGCGATGTACTTTTTGGGGACGCGAAGCGTGAAATCATAGTTGTACCGGTGAGCGCCCGGGTAGCCGACAGTCGGATACCAACCGTAGCTCTGGCAAAAGAAGTTCCCCGTGCCCACCTTGCGCACTACGCGCTTACCGCCATAGGTGAAGCGGAGATAGCGAAGCGTGTCCGGTTCGAGCGGTTTCGGAAGCACCACGGCGAGATAGGCGCCAAAGAAAGCTTCACCCTCTTTGGGTTCTCGTGGCTGGAAGAAAGCCAGCTTGTTGTCGTCTTCGTCCAGAACCTCCGAAACACGCAACCACGGGACCAGAGAAAAGAGCAAGACGCGCCCGCCCGGCTGCATCGCCTTGAATTGAACGCGGGCTTTGCCTGTGATCACCACGTTCGGCGGGACGGTCACGTCCAGCTTATAGCGGTCCACCCGGATCTCTTCG
Protein-coding regions in this window:
- a CDS encoding transketolase family protein, which translates into the protein MSDSTVKTKLEFKMGMATREAFGRALAELGKENQDIVVLDADLSKSTYTNLFAKEFPERFFSCGISEANMVGIAAGLAASGKIPFVSSFACFLICKGFDQFRMSVAYPGFNVKAVATHSGISIGEDGPSQQGIEDIALVCALPGFIVSVPADEIATRALVRRAVEHRGPVYVRTGRPKVPILYSSDEEFQFGVAKKLADGSDAAVLACGLEVVEAVKAAEICQAEGIRVRVLDVHTVKPLDEEAVVAAARECGTIVTAEEHLLDGGFGSRVAALLGERCPTPLERVGIRDTYAESATPAELMDKYGLTAPHIVAAIRRALKKKQIPRPRSL
- a CDS encoding transketolase; translation: MFQPITDIRELKRKANAIRQDIIRMLGAAGSGHPGGSLSATDIVTALFFNVLRHDPERPDWRERDRFILAKGHAAPVLYSAYMESGYVSRDLLLTLRKLGSPFQGHPDKRFLPILEASTGSLGQGLSIAIGEALACRLDHLPSHVFVMIGDGEMQEGQVWEAAFFCNFHKVDNLTCILDYNRIQLDGWVKEIMEIAPVPEKWRSFGWHIIEIDGHDMEQVLRALKEAREIYGKPKMIVAHTVKGKGVSFMENVPKWHGVAPNAEETARALAELEAQAAAL
- a CDS encoding M1 family aminopeptidase — translated: EEIRVDRYKLDVTVPPNVVITGKARVQFKAMQPGGRVLLFSLVPWLRVSEVLDEDDNKLAFFQPREPKEGEAFFGAYLAVVLPKPLEPDTLRYLRFTYGGKRVVRKVGTGNFFCQSYGWYPTVGYPGAHRYNYDFTLRVPKKYIAVATGTKTGESVEGDYLVTQWKSEEAMPEVGFAFGDYKVTTEKIGEVSLEVYANKSADDTLAQIETFARTERTGTVGLESLQPARLSKTVAAEVGNSLKLMQAFFGPYTYNKLAVSNIPYSYGQGWPSLLYLTSLSFLDSTQRHQLGIRDQVGISDHFRAHETSHQWWGNMVGWKTYHDQWLSEGFAEYSGTIYVLYRRDVKEYLNRLQQLRDNLTVKTRMSGEMVDSMGPIWLGRRVLSSKTIEGGNYYQDLIYGKGAYVLHMLRMMMFDQQAQDPDARFKAMMQDFTQSFHGRAASTADFQGIVEKHMTPVMNMAGNGKMDWFFDQWVYGTGIPRYKLTYQITDAGPGRWKLSGSVVQSEVPENFRMPFGIYATVSGKKGRLGFIQVVGKQTPFDVTLPFRPEKISINDFYDVLARD